The following are encoded together in the Coffea arabica cultivar ET-39 chromosome 1c, Coffea Arabica ET-39 HiFi, whole genome shotgun sequence genome:
- the LOC113726845 gene encoding stress-response A/B barrel domain-containing protein At5g22580, with amino-acid sequence MAEFNHLAVVKFKEGVVVEDVLKGLEKLVSEIESVKSFVWGQDIESPEMLRQGFTHAFLMTFGCKEDLTAFVGHPNHVEFSSTFSTVIEKVLLLDFPVVTVKAPA; translated from the exons ATGGCTGAATTCAATCATTTGGCGGTGGTTAAGTTCAAGGAGGGTGTGGTGGTGGAAGATGTCTTGAAAGGGTTGGAGAAACTTGTTTCTGAGATTGAATCTGTCAAGTCGTTTGTTTG GGGACAAGACATTGAAAGTCCGGAGATGCTTAGACAAGGATTTACTCATGCTTTCTTGATGACATTTGGCTGCAAGGAAGACCTCACGGCTTTCGTTGGCCATCCTAATCATGTTGAGTTCTCATCCACATTTTCTACAGTAATTGAAAAGGTTTTGCTCCTTGATTTCCCTGTTGTTACTGTTAAAGCTCCAGCTTGA
- the LOC113726852 gene encoding uncharacterized protein isoform X2, with protein sequence MRDFASCFSEYAVQVSDSASCSSYANTSCISQNLIPSVQNAVTCLYKTILSNQNQLVIRVAWSKNSASQGLSIHFGDDPSNSFKLNTNSRLFRKKKGSKCCEFNDYKVEVFWDLSAARYNTGPEPIDGYYVLVTVDSQLCLILGDMAEEASLKKLKSGTPVAKFSLVSRQEHFSGNTLYSTKAQFCDTGTCHDILIRCSGENEGLKHPVLSVCIDKKMVTRVKRLQWNFRGNQTIFLDGLLVDLMWDVHDWFFNPASGYAVFMFRTRSGMDSRLWLEEKLVQKDQDKVDFSLLIYA encoded by the exons ATGAGAGACTTTGCTTCTTGTTTCAGTGAATATGCTGTACAAGTTTCTGATAGCGCTTCTTGTTCTAGTTATGCAAATACTTCTTGCATCTCTCAAAATTTGATCCCTTCAGTCCAGAATGCGGTGACTTGTTTATACAAAACCATTCTTTCTAATCAGAATCAATTAGTCATCAGAGTTGCATGGTCAAAGAACTCTGCTTCTCAAGGCCTGAGCATACACTTTGGTGATGATCCATCCAATTCTTTCAAGCTCAATACGAATTCTCGGTTGTTCAGGAAGAAGAAAGGCAGTAAATGTTGTGAATTCAATGATTACAAAGTTGAAGTCTTTTGGGATCTCTCTGCAGCCAGGTACAATACAGGCCCTGAACCGATTGATGGATATTATGTTCTGGTCACCGTTGATTCGCAACTTTGCTTAATCCTTGGTGATATGGCTGAAGAAGCATCTTTGAAAAAGCTGAAAAGCGGCACCCCGGTTGCTAAATTTTCACTAGTTTCAAGGCAAGAGCACTTCTCTGGCAATACCCTGTATTCAACCAAGGCTCAATTTTGTGATACAGGCACTTGTCATGATATTCTGATAAGGTGCAGTGGTGAAAATGAAGGGTTAAAGCATCCAGTTTTGTCAGTTTGCATTGATAAAAAGATGGTAACTCGAGTTAAGAGGCTGCAGTGGAATTTCAGAGGAAATCAGACCATATTTCTTGATGGTTTATTGGTTGATCTCATGTGGGATGTTCATGACTGGTTCTTCAATCCGGCTTCTGGATATGCTGTTTTCATGTTCAGAACAAGAAGTGGGATGGATAGTAGATTGTGGTTGGAGGAAAAACTTGTGCAGAAGGATCAAGATAAAGTTGATTTCTCATTGTTGATCTATGCTT GA
- the LOC113726852 gene encoding uncharacterized protein isoform X1, which yields MRDFASCFSEYAVQVSDSASCSSYANTSCISQNLIPSVQNAVTCLYKTILSNQNQLVIRVAWSKNSASQGLSIHFGDDPSNSFKLNTNSRLFRKKKGSKCCEFNDYKVEVFWDLSAARYNTGPEPIDGYYVLVTVDSQLCLILGDMAEEASLKKLKSGTPVAKFSLVSRQEHFSGNTLYSTKAQFCDTGTCHDILIRCSGENEGLKHPVLSVCIDKKMVTRVKRLQWNFRGNQTIFLDGLLVDLMWDVHDWFFNPASGYAVFMFRTRSGMDSRLWLEEKLVQKDQDKVDFSLLIYACRCP from the coding sequence ATGAGAGACTTTGCTTCTTGTTTCAGTGAATATGCTGTACAAGTTTCTGATAGCGCTTCTTGTTCTAGTTATGCAAATACTTCTTGCATCTCTCAAAATTTGATCCCTTCAGTCCAGAATGCGGTGACTTGTTTATACAAAACCATTCTTTCTAATCAGAATCAATTAGTCATCAGAGTTGCATGGTCAAAGAACTCTGCTTCTCAAGGCCTGAGCATACACTTTGGTGATGATCCATCCAATTCTTTCAAGCTCAATACGAATTCTCGGTTGTTCAGGAAGAAGAAAGGCAGTAAATGTTGTGAATTCAATGATTACAAAGTTGAAGTCTTTTGGGATCTCTCTGCAGCCAGGTACAATACAGGCCCTGAACCGATTGATGGATATTATGTTCTGGTCACCGTTGATTCGCAACTTTGCTTAATCCTTGGTGATATGGCTGAAGAAGCATCTTTGAAAAAGCTGAAAAGCGGCACCCCGGTTGCTAAATTTTCACTAGTTTCAAGGCAAGAGCACTTCTCTGGCAATACCCTGTATTCAACCAAGGCTCAATTTTGTGATACAGGCACTTGTCATGATATTCTGATAAGGTGCAGTGGTGAAAATGAAGGGTTAAAGCATCCAGTTTTGTCAGTTTGCATTGATAAAAAGATGGTAACTCGAGTTAAGAGGCTGCAGTGGAATTTCAGAGGAAATCAGACCATATTTCTTGATGGTTTATTGGTTGATCTCATGTGGGATGTTCATGACTGGTTCTTCAATCCGGCTTCTGGATATGCTGTTTTCATGTTCAGAACAAGAAGTGGGATGGATAGTAGATTGTGGTTGGAGGAAAAACTTGTGCAGAAGGATCAAGATAAAGTTGATTTCTCATTGTTGATCTATGCTTGTAGGTGCCCATAA
- the LOC113742099 gene encoding dehydration-responsive element-binding protein 1A-like, whose translation MDFEGYHSSTSPSSSSSSPSSSSSSSSDDNCNVTAKSCKEKSAKTNEQQGPFLASHKRKAGRRKFKETRHPIYRGVRRRNGNKWVCEMREPNKKTRIWLGTFQTPEMAARAHDVAALALRGDHAALNFADSAWRVARAQSSLASDIQIAALQAAQAFRPSLVDANPSSSSSPSLQHGDPVEKFDCKNSSANDPLDVKGQDKVPDHPILGLMDVEIGAENICCHSATMFVDEEAVFNMPALIDNMAEGMLLTPPAMKKGFHWDNGEGDDIELTLWRD comes from the coding sequence ATGGATTTTGAAGGATATCATTCGTCAACTTCACCAtcgtcttcatcttcatcaccatcctcttcttcttcttcttccagtGATGATAACTGTAACGTTACAGCAAAAAGTTGTAAAGAAAAATCAGCCAAGACAAATGAGCAGCAGGGGCCATTTTTAGCGTCACATAAGAGAAAGGCAGGAAGGAGGAAGTTTAAAGAGACTCGCCACCCCATTTATAGGGGTGTCAGGAGGAGAAATGGGAATAAATGGGTTTGCGAAATGCGTGAGCCAAACAAGAAGACGAGGATTTGGTTGGGGACTTTTCAAACCCCGGAAATGGCAGCTAGGGCTCATGATGTTGCTGCCCTGGCTCTTCGTGGTGACCATGCTGCACTCAACTTTGCTGACTCTGCTTGGCGTGTGGCACGAGCTCAATCATCCTTGGCTAGCGATATTCAAATCGCTGCACTTCAAGCTGCTCAAGCTTTTAGACCATCTTTGGTTGATGCAAACCCTTCTTCCTCATCTTCGCCAAGTTTGCAACATGGAGATCCTGTAGAGAAGTTTGATTGTAAGAATTCATCCGCGAACGATCCTTTAGATGTTAAGGGCCAAGATAAGGTCCCAGATCATCCAATATTGGGATTGATGGATGTTGAGATTGGTGCAGAAAATATTTGTTGTCATTCTGCAACGATGTTCGTGGATGAAGAGGCAGTGTTTAACATGCCAGCCTTAATTGATAACATGGCGGAGGGTATGCTATTAACTCCGCCAGCAATGAAGAAAGGGTTCCATTGGGACAATGGAGAGGGTGATGACATTGAGTTAACTTTATGGAGGGACTGA
- the LOC113726839 gene encoding uncharacterized protein, with amino-acid sequence MQILKKVHLLQALLLLKISFPTSVSQETTISNCGKIRIQSPFFLHNSTYLSPLNHMLLCKAQKLYFRTSLGLFQVSSIDYETKLLTISHSSCSSASHFISPTSLSAGFPHPPQPNSLVLYNCLSQKNSASPYMSNCSSLPALGGSCSKLHQQELRKGISSCFVVQDVRKLDGDFHPKQMNCTHYRRMYRNASVDDNSCGFELGTRISFDIHVPNPCDECKKPDGNCGVGLRCICHARECKDKVVSLGVVLNPFGSVLFSFVCFVIMMDLFNSP; translated from the exons atgcagattttgaagaaaGTCCATCTTCTTCAAGCCCTCCTTTTACTCAAAATTTCCTTTCCCACTTCCGTATCTCAAGAAACAACAATCAGCAATTGTGGAAAGATAAGGATCCAAAGTCCTTTTTTTCTTCATAATTCCACATATTTGTCCCCTTTAAATCACATGCTTCTTTGCAAAGCTCAGAAATTGTACTTCAGAACTTCACTTGGTCTTTTCCAGGTTTCTTCAATTGATTATGAGACTAAACTGCTGACCATTTCACACAGCTCTTGCTCTTCCGCCTCTCACTTCATATCTCCTACAAGTCTATCAGCAGGATTCCCTCATCCCCCTCAGCCTAACTCCTTGGTTCTTTACAACTGCTTAAGCCAAAAGAACTCAGCATCTCCATATATGAGCAATTGCTCTAGTTTACCTGCCTTGGGAGGTTCTTGTTCAAAACTTCACCAACAAGAGCTTAGAAAAGGGATCTCTTCTTGTTTTGTGGTTCAGGACGTAAGGAAACTGGATGGGGACTTTCATCCCAAACAAATGAACTGCACACATTACAGAAGAATGTATAGAAATGCATCAGTGGATGACAATAGCTGTGGATTTGAATTGGGGAcaagaatttcttttgatattcaTGTCCCTAACCCATGTGACGAGTGCAAAAAGCCAGATGGAAATTGTGGAGTTGGATTAAGATGTATCTGCCACGCCAGAGAATGCA AGGATAAGGTGGTTTCACTTGGTGTAGTCTTGAACCCTTTTGGCAGtgttctcttctcatttgtttGCTTCGTTATAATGATGGACCTCTTCAACAGTCCTTGA